The following is a genomic window from Bordetella petrii.
GGCTTGCCTGGACGAGAATAATCCAGCGTCACACCGTTGTCGTAGGCCCACTTATCGAGCTGCAAGGAAACGAACTCCGGGCCGTTGTCGGCTTGAATGCGATGCGGTAAAGCACCGCGCTCGGTCGCAATGCGCATCAAGGCTTGCACCACGTCTTGGCCAGTCAAAGATTGGCCAGCTTCAATCGCAAGACATTCACGGGTGAAGTTGTCCACGACGGTCAACGCCCGGAATCGCTGCCCATTGAACAAGGCGTCCGAGACGAAGTCCATGCTCCAGCTCTGGTCCGGGGCGGTCAGCGTGGGCCGCTCTAATCGATGAGCGGCGGCGCGGCGGCGATGCGGCCGTTTACTGCGCAGATTCAAGCCTTCCTCCTTGTACAGGCGGTAAATGCGCTTGTGATTGACGTGCCAGCCGTCGCGGCGAATCAGCACGTAGATACGCCAGAAGCCGTATCGCACCCGGGTGCTGGCGATCTCGTGCATGCGCGCCTTAAGGGGTGCATCGAGTACTTTGGGCTTGAGCTTCTGGTACCAACCGGCCCGGCTCTGCTGACAGACATGGCAAGCCCGGTTCACACTCACGCGGTAGCGTTCGATCAGATGGCCGACGAGCTGCTTGCGCTGCGCCGGCCTTAGAGCTTTTTTTTCAGCACATCCTGCAGCATGACCTTGTCCAGCGATAAATCGGCGACCAGCTGCTTGAGCTTTTTATTCTCGTCCTCGAGCTGACGCAAACGTCGCAGCTCACTGACCCCCACGCCGGCGTACTTCTTCTTCCACGCGTAGAAGGTGGCCTGCGAGACGCCGACCTTGCGGCAAACCTCTTCGACCGAAACACCCGTGTCGGCCTGATGTAGCGCAAACGCAATCTGCTCTTCGGTGAACTTGGACTTTCTCATGGCGAATGCCCTCCTTGGGCATTAGTGTCGCCGGAATTCTCCAGTTCTGGACTGTCCAGTTTCTTGGGGTGAGGTCACCTAGGTAGCGCTCCCCGTGTTTTTGCAACTGCGCGATAGTGGGCCGACTCGATCGCCTTTGCCTTCTGACCGTGGACGTCCAACTGAGAGCCCTGATTTTTTAGATTCAAACCCCAGGCGAGCGTTCGAACGGCCGCTCCTGGCCGTAAACGGTCGTTCAGCGACCGTGCGTCTTGTACAGACCGGTCGGCTCATGGCCCGTTCCGTGTACTTTGTGGTGCTACGTATCGCCGGGCAAGACCACGCTGCTAGTAGAAGCAAAGTTGGCCTCAAACTTCGGGCGACAATCGTTGCGTAAACAAAGTCGTTGCGTGGCCTCTGTTCGCGTTCAGTGCCCTACCGTAATAGTCACATATGAGCCTGATCAGCGATTTCTGAAGCTGGCTGGATTTGTACCGCGATACTGAAAGGGAGGCAGATTAAACATTTCGCAATCGGTGTCGATAACCGATATATGCAGAATGTACCTCCTCTTCCTAACGAGCATGTCCTCGGTCACCTAGTCCGCGTTGCTGGAGCCAACGCGGTTAAGAACCTTAAGGCCCTGTTCCGAAGTACTCGTTCCGACGACGAAAATGAAGACATCCATCCGCTTCATTGGAAGCATCGGTACTATGGGCCATTGCGGTATGGAAACACGACCTCCTTAGAGGAATATAGGAAGCATCACACCCTCACTCTGTTCCTCACAAAGCCGACCCAAGCTACTCAATTGGCCAATCTCGGTGGCTTTTTGTCCGACGCGTTTGTACGGCATCACATTCCGCTAGGGTACTCCGCCGAGGAGTGCATAAGCCGTATCGCTTGGCGGTTTTGCAGCCAATGCAGGGACGTGGCTCGAAACAAGTTTGGAATCGGTTATTGGCATCGAGTTCATCAAGTACCAGGAATGGACATTTGCCCCTACCACGGCGTTGTGCTAACGAGGTGCAAGATCCAAGCGATGTTCGATGATCCGACCCTCTCCGATGCCGAGTCATTTGGGACTGGTGGTCCAGATGAAAACTTGGTTACTGCAAACATGACACCGGCGTTGCACCGTTACCGAACGGTTATCAAGGAGGTGCTCGACCATCCACTCCCTGAAGTCCGCCTTCGGCGGGCCGTTCTTTCGCTCCTGAGATCATCCCGAATGCGCACGGAGGAAGATCGGCGAACTATCCAAATGCCCCGCCTGGCTGCGGTCGTAAGTCGACGCGAGATTCCGGATGTATGGCTACTTGAACATATTCCGAGGGTTAGGGTCTGGTTCAATCAACATAGCCATCATGCCGAACCCTATTGGCGGGAAGAGTTTATCAAGACCTGCCATCACAGCACGAGCAAAGCTGGGTCGGATCTCTGGACACTTGGCTTGGAACTCTTAATGGTCTGCCTAACTATACGGAATGTGGCCGAGATCAAAGATGCTATCTGGCCTGGAGTTGGGCGTCGCCGCGTTGCCCGTAGGCTTAGGTGACACGATCGCATCAGCCATTCGCCTCAAGTCTTGGATGAACGGCGCTTGATATGACTATCTAGAATCGCTCTAGTGCGATTGAGCTTTTCCAGTTTTGGCATGTAGCGTGAAAGCTCCGGGACGGCCTTGTAGAGTATTTGTAGGCTCAATGGGTTGTGTCTAGCGCTCAATCGATGGATTGCCTGCATGAGTCGCCCAGAAAGGTCTCTGTCCCTGGCGAACCAGTCGACGCGGTCGCCTCTCGAAGTCGTTGAGGGGAGTTTGGACGGGCTATGGGTAAGCAGCCATTCCCTATCGTTGCGGTATAGCCAAGCGTAAGTGGCTTGTTGGCGTTGTCTAACTTGAGTGGTACTAAAGTTCGGATGGCGTGAGATCTCTCGTAGCCATGTCGAGCGAGCACTGTACCGGGCACGCGCATAGCACGCCTTATGCCAATGATCGGCCAGCCCAGGTTCTGATCTCAGTACGCGGGTGACTGTTTGAACGGAAACTCCAAAGTGTTCCGCAATCGCAATTTTCGAGTCCCCACGTTGAAGTGCTTTGACTACCTTTTGGCGCGTAGTCGTCCTTTGAATGGGTGCCTGCACACCGCACTTTGCCGCCCAAGTTTGCGCTGTACCAACGTCTATGCCTAGCGCGGCTGCGATCTGTCGACAAGACGCGCCTCTCCTGGCAAGAGTAGCGGCTTCTTCGACCTCTCCTATGGGAGCGCTTAGTCCTGTACAGAATGAGCGGGCCACAGGGCGAAACTGCGAAGGCGTAGTATAGGTACGCCAGAACTTCGCCCAATCACCAAATAGCCAAGACATGAAGAGAAGATGTGGCAAGGGATGGCGTGAGGGATGGGACGAATAGAGAACCCGGCGCAAATGTGAGGCGCATTCTTCCGTAGTGCATGGAAGTGCTCGCAGATCAGCGTTGCCCCGCAAATCCGCTAGATAGTCGAGATACTGACGGACAAGGTTAGGCCAGCTTATGGACTTCTTCCGCCTGACTAGAGACCGAACGGCTAGTTCATCCATGTACGCGTCATGTAGACGGCTATAGTCAAACTCAAACCCGACAGGTAGTTCCGCGCTGGACATGAGTAGGTGCTGAAAGGAGGCCGAATCGGGGATCGCGGAGATATCACGTTCGATTGCAACTTCGCAGTCCTCCGGCAAAAGCCACAGGTCACGCTTGTTGTAATGAACTTTCTCGTGGCACCACGCAAGCCCAGTGTGGTGGACTGGACATCTGGCCATGCCGGGATACTGATGTTTCAAGTGCCAGTAGCTTGTGCCAAACGTTGCTTTGTCTGCTACGACACAGCGGGGACATAGCTTTAGCGGATGACCCGCGCCCCAACGACTGGATGGAAGCCCTAGGACGGATTTCACCGACCCGCCCTGTTCTCCGGCGATGATCCGCAACACTAGTTGCACCTCCCGTCTCGATCGCCAGGGGAGGTACCAGCCCAGTACGCAATGCTCTCGGCAGATTTCTTCGAGGTCATTACCAAAACGGCCATTGGTTGCCACAATGAAATGGCGAAGTCGGGCGGGAACATCGTGGGCCGTGCCTAGCCGCTTGCTTGCGAAAAGGTGCTCGGTAGTGGCGCGAGAGAGCAATGCGCCGGAAAGCCGGTGTGACGTTGCCCGCGAATTTCGGATCCCTTAACTGAGCGAGATTATGCCACCCGTTGGTTCTGGGCGGCGTACCAGTCCCGCTCGAATTGCATCGGGCTGACGTAGCCCAACGTCGAGTGCAAGCGCGAATGATTGTAGAAGCTCAACCAGTCGATTACCTCGTCCATCGCTTCGCGACGCGTTGCAAAGCGCTGGCCGAGGATGCGTGCACGCTTGAGCGATCCCCACAGGCTCTCGGTCGGTGCGTTGTCCCAGCAATTGCCTCGACGGCTCATCGAACTGCGCATGCCGTAGCCCTTGAGCAGGTCCTGGAAGTCATGACTGCAATACTGGCTGCCACGGTCACTGTGGAGGATCAGGCCCGCTTGCGGACGGCGGCGAAACCACGCCATACGCAGCGCATCAGACACCAGCTCCGTGCGCATGTGCGGCTGCATCGACCAGCCCACCACCTGACGGCTGAACAGGTCGAGAATGACGGTCAGAAACAGCCAACCCTCGTCCGTCCAGATGTACGTGATGTCCGTAGTCCAGACCTGGTCGGGACGCGCGGGAGAGAAGTCTCGTTGCAGCAGGTCCGGTGCGACCGGCAGGCTGTGTTTGCTGTCGGTCGTGACCTTGAACCGGCGTTTGGTCTTCGCCTTGATGCCGTGCAGCTTCATGAGCCGCTGGACACGATCCTTGCTGACGCGAATGCCCTGGACCAGCAGTTGCTTCCACACGCGCGGCCAGCCGTACTCGCCTTTGGATTCAGCGTGCACGGCCTTGATGTGCACCAGCAGAGCGTCGTTGCTGATGCGTCGGCGCGGTCGGTCAGTATCGACATCCCGCACCTTGCGCGCGTGGTAACCGCTGGGGCTGACACCCAGCACCTGGCAGCTCAGGGACACCGGCCATTGTCGGCTGTGAAGCTCGATC
Proteins encoded in this region:
- a CDS encoding IS3 family transposase (programmed frameshift), translating into MRKSKFTEEQIAFALHQADTGVSVEEVCRKVGVSQATFYAWKKKYAGVGVSELRRLRQLEDENKKLKQLVADLSLDKVMLQDVLKKKPLRPAQRKQLVGHLIERYRVSVNRACHVCQQSRAGWYQKLKPKVLDAPLKARMHEIASTRVRYGFWRIYVLIRRDGWHVNHKRIYRLYKEEGLNLRSKRPHRRRAAAHRLERPTLTAPDQSWSMDFVSDALFNGQRFRALTVVDNFTRECLAIEAGQSLTGQDVVQALMRIATERGALPHRIQADNGPEFVSLQLDKWAYDNGVTLDYSRPGKPTDNPFIESFNGSLRDECLNTTWFMSLADARNKLENWRQDYNYFRPHSALADTPPALFAKQFAVTPNLSDSPV
- a CDS encoding TniQ family protein, which produces MQNVPPLPNEHVLGHLVRVAGANAVKNLKALFRSTRSDDENEDIHPLHWKHRYYGPLRYGNTTSLEEYRKHHTLTLFLTKPTQATQLANLGGFLSDAFVRHHIPLGYSAEECISRIAWRFCSQCRDVARNKFGIGYWHRVHQVPGMDICPYHGVVLTRCKIQAMFDDPTLSDAESFGTGGPDENLVTANMTPALHRYRTVIKEVLDHPLPEVRLRRAVLSLLRSSRMRTEEDRRTIQMPRLAAVVSRREIPDVWLLEHIPRVRVWFNQHSHHAEPYWREEFIKTCHHSTSKAGSDLWTLGLELLMVCLTIRNVAEIKDAIWPGVGRRRVARRLR
- a CDS encoding TnsD family Tn7-like transposition protein — encoded protein: MATNGRFGNDLEEICREHCVLGWYLPWRSRREVQLVLRIIAGEQGGSVKSVLGLPSSRWGAGHPLKLCPRCVVADKATFGTSYWHLKHQYPGMARCPVHHTGLAWCHEKVHYNKRDLWLLPEDCEVAIERDISAIPDSASFQHLLMSSAELPVGFEFDYSRLHDAYMDELAVRSLVRRKKSISWPNLVRQYLDYLADLRGNADLRALPCTTEECASHLRRVLYSSHPSRHPLPHLLFMSWLFGDWAKFWRTYTTPSQFRPVARSFCTGLSAPIGEVEEAATLARRGASCRQIAAALGIDVGTAQTWAAKCGVQAPIQRTTTRQKVVKALQRGDSKIAIAEHFGVSVQTVTRVLRSEPGLADHWHKACYARARYSARSTWLREISRHPNFSTTQVRQRQQATYAWLYRNDREWLLTHSPSKLPSTTSRGDRVDWFARDRDLSGRLMQAIHRLSARHNPLSLQILYKAVPELSRYMPKLEKLNRTRAILDSHIKRRSSKT
- a CDS encoding IS3 family transposase (programmed frameshift), giving the protein MGNPRARYTQEFMLEAVRMVRGGQSMAAVAKILGISPKTLHNWVKADAAGKLNGAGKQVSPEQMEIARLRAELARVKMERDILGKSHGVLCEGVGMKYAWIELHSRQWPVSLSCQVLGVSPSGYHARKVRDVDTDRPRRRISNDALLVHIKAVHAESKGEYGWPRVWKQLLVQGIRVSKDRVQRLMKLHGIKAKTKRRFKVTTDSKHSLPVAPDLLQRDFSPARPDQVWTTDITYIWTDEGWLFLTVILDLFSRQVVGWSMQPHMRTELVSDALRMAWFRRRPQAGLILHSDRGSQYCSHDFQDLLKGYGMRSSMSRRGNCWDNAPTESLWGSLKRARILGQRFATRREAMDEVIDWLSFYNHSRLHSTLGYVSPMQFERDWYAAQNQRVA